One window from the genome of Pseudomonas sp. L5B5 encodes:
- a CDS encoding paraquat-inducible protein A, whose amino-acid sequence MRAIDAGILICTECHELNPQQTDSDGQACSRCGARVHARRPNSILRTWALLITAAILYIPANVLPIMTVSALGQGSPSTIMSGVIQLVQHGMIPIATVVFVASILVPTFKLVGIALLLFSVQRHQPLSARQRIVMYRFIEFIGRWSMLDIFVIAILVAVVNFGRLASIEANLGAVAFASVVILTMLAAITFDPRLIWDNTESDDDHE is encoded by the coding sequence ATGCGGGCGATTGATGCAGGCATTCTGATTTGCACCGAATGCCACGAGTTGAATCCTCAACAGACCGACAGTGACGGGCAGGCCTGCAGCCGTTGTGGCGCCAGGGTCCATGCCCGTCGCCCCAACAGCATCCTGCGCACCTGGGCTCTGCTGATCACGGCCGCCATCCTTTATATCCCAGCCAACGTACTGCCGATCATGACCGTCAGTGCCCTGGGACAGGGCAGCCCCAGCACTATCATGTCGGGTGTCATTCAGCTGGTGCAGCACGGCATGATTCCCATTGCCACGGTGGTCTTTGTCGCCAGCATCCTGGTGCCGACTTTCAAGTTGGTGGGGATTGCCCTGTTACTGTTCTCGGTACAGCGCCACCAGCCCCTGTCGGCCCGGCAACGCATCGTCATGTATCGGTTTATCGAGTTCATCGGCCGCTGGTCGATGCTGGATATCTTCGTCATCGCCATCCTGGTGGCGGTGGTCAACTTTGGCCGGCTGGCCAGCATCGAGGCCAACCTCGGTGCGGTCGCCTTTGCCAGCGTGGTAATCCTCACCATGCTGGCTGCGATAACCTTCGATCCCCGACTGATCTGGGACAACACGGAGTCGGACGACGACCATGAGTGA
- a CDS encoding PqiB family protein: MSDLPTAKTRPASNWSAIWVLPLIALIIGGWLGWRAYSETGIEIQLRFESGEGVQVKKTEVFYKGMPVGKVKSLDLDDQGSNKGVVATVEMNKDVEQYLRTNTRFWLVKPSVSLAGITGLETLVSGNYIAVSPGEGGEPTRKFTALVEEPPLSDAKPGLHLVIKADRLGSLTRGSPVFYKQIQVGQIKSYLLSEDQSTVELKVYIEPTYASLVRKHTRFWNASGISVDANLSGLKIRSESLASIVAGGIAFATPENRKDSPPTDPSLPFRLYEDFDAAQAGIRVKVKLSDFEGLQAGHTPVMYKGIQVGSLKALKVDADLTSATAELTLDPLAEDYLVQGTQFWTVKPSITLAGITGLEALLKGNYIAVRPGDKGAAPQREFEARAKAPPLDLRTPGLHMVLFTDNLGSLDVGSPILYKQVKVGAVQSYQFSHTRKQLVIGVHIEKEYEGLINGSTRFWNVSGITLTGGLTGGIQIKSESLQSLMAGGIAFETPVANVPLKKRIPRFRLFANQEEATQHGTVVQIRVERADGLRAGTPVRFKGLDVGKLEEVTLSPDMQSVMLKARITEVPERIARVGSQFWVVKPELGLMKTSNLETLVTGQYIEVQPALKNQGVQTSFVALPQPPQDSVQEPGLSLVLSAARRGSLKIGVPVTYREVTVGKVTGYELGQTADRVLIHVLIEPKYAPLVRGGTRFWNSSGFGMDFGLFKGATVRTESLETLIQGGIAFATPDGERMGNPARPEQTFPLFDKFEDEWLTWAPKIPLGTKPAASQVK, encoded by the coding sequence ATGAGTGATTTGCCAACTGCCAAAACCCGCCCGGCCTCCAATTGGTCGGCTATCTGGGTTCTGCCCCTGATTGCCCTGATCATCGGCGGCTGGCTGGGCTGGCGGGCCTACAGCGAAACCGGGATCGAGATCCAGCTGCGCTTCGAAAGCGGCGAAGGCGTCCAGGTCAAAAAGACCGAAGTGTTCTACAAGGGCATGCCCGTGGGCAAGGTCAAGTCCCTCGACCTGGATGACCAGGGCAGCAACAAGGGTGTAGTCGCCACCGTCGAGATGAACAAGGACGTCGAGCAGTACCTGCGGACCAACACGCGCTTCTGGCTGGTCAAGCCAAGCGTCAGCCTGGCAGGTATTACCGGTTTGGAGACCCTGGTGTCCGGCAACTACATCGCTGTCAGCCCAGGAGAAGGTGGAGAGCCGACACGCAAGTTCACGGCCCTGGTCGAAGAGCCTCCGCTGTCCGATGCCAAGCCAGGCCTGCACCTGGTCATCAAGGCTGACCGCCTGGGTTCCCTGACTCGTGGCAGCCCGGTGTTCTACAAGCAGATCCAGGTCGGTCAGATCAAGAGCTACCTGCTCTCCGAAGATCAGAGCACCGTCGAACTCAAGGTCTACATCGAGCCGACCTACGCCAGCCTGGTGCGCAAGCACACGCGTTTCTGGAACGCCAGCGGCATCAGCGTCGACGCCAATCTGAGCGGGCTCAAGATCCGCAGCGAATCCCTGGCCAGCATCGTCGCCGGCGGCATTGCCTTCGCTACCCCGGAGAACCGCAAGGACAGTCCACCCACCGATCCGAGCCTGCCATTTCGCCTCTATGAGGATTTCGACGCCGCCCAGGCTGGCATCCGGGTCAAGGTCAAGCTCAGCGACTTCGAGGGCTTGCAGGCCGGGCACACGCCAGTGATGTACAAGGGCATCCAGGTCGGTAGCCTGAAGGCCCTCAAGGTCGATGCCGACCTGACCAGCGCCACGGCCGAGCTGACCCTCGACCCACTGGCCGAAGATTATCTGGTCCAGGGGACCCAGTTCTGGACCGTCAAGCCCTCTATCACCCTGGCAGGCATTACCGGCCTGGAAGCGCTGCTCAAGGGCAACTACATCGCCGTTCGCCCGGGGGACAAGGGCGCGGCGCCGCAGCGTGAGTTCGAGGCTCGGGCCAAGGCGCCGCCGCTGGACTTGCGTACACCGGGCCTGCACATGGTGTTGTTCACCGACAATCTCGGCTCCCTGGATGTTGGCAGCCCGATCCTCTACAAGCAGGTCAAGGTCGGGGCCGTGCAGAGTTATCAGTTCTCCCATACCCGCAAGCAACTGGTGATCGGCGTCCACATCGAGAAAGAGTACGAAGGGCTGATCAACGGTTCGACACGTTTCTGGAACGTCAGCGGCATCACCCTCACCGGTGGCCTGACCGGGGGCATCCAGATCAAGAGCGAATCACTGCAAAGCCTCATGGCCGGCGGTATTGCCTTCGAGACTCCGGTGGCCAATGTGCCGCTGAAAAAACGCATCCCCCGGTTCCGCCTGTTCGCCAACCAGGAAGAGGCGACGCAGCACGGCACGGTGGTCCAGATCCGCGTCGAGCGTGCCGACGGTCTGCGCGCTGGCACCCCGGTACGCTTCAAGGGGCTGGACGTGGGCAAGTTGGAAGAAGTGACCCTGAGCCCTGACATGCAGTCGGTGATGCTCAAGGCGCGGATTACCGAAGTGCCCGAACGTATCGCCCGGGTCGGCAGCCAATTCTGGGTAGTCAAGCCTGAGCTGGGCCTGATGAAAACCTCGAATCTGGAGACCCTGGTGACAGGCCAGTACATCGAGGTCCAGCCTGCACTGAAGAACCAGGGGGTGCAGACCAGCTTCGTGGCCTTGCCACAACCGCCGCAGGACAGTGTCCAGGAGCCTGGCCTGAGCCTGGTGCTGAGCGCCGCTCGCCGTGGCTCGCTGAAGATCGGCGTGCCGGTCACCTATCGTGAGGTGACCGTGGGCAAGGTCACCGGCTACGAGCTGGGGCAGACCGCTGACCGGGTACTGATCCACGTCCTCATCGAGCCTAAATATGCTCCTTTGGTGCGTGGCGGCACGCGCTTCTGGAACAGCAGTGGCTTTGGCATGGACTTCGGTTTGTTCAAGGGCGCGACGGTGCGTACCGAGTCCCTGGAGACGCTGATCCAGGGAGGTATCGCTTTCGCCACGCCGGATGGCGAGCGCATGGGCAACCCGGCGCGCCCCGAGCAGACATTCCCGCTGTTCGACAAGTTCGAGGATGAATGGCTGACCTGGGCGCCGAAGATCCCCCTTGGCACCAAGCCCGCGGCCTCCCAGGTGAAATAG
- the mksB gene encoding Mks condensin complex protein MksB, translated as MIEPKRVLRALAEHWALLEPLCEHFDQGTLSLAELRSQLATQQLDSTPQDITHLLDVWIRLDILVPVAKSPNRFELNAQIHDFLAYLRREHRLGLCLEIEAYLRHLERLAGYIQDAFDIRDGHDLARQLRLLDMRVRDVLKKLANDEQALVAVAERAKTSDRQIPLRQRYAEVLATWDEYVEPMIQLVNADGAFEQGVRKVENVLLRMLTEQQRLGHLVDDDMLLRTHARILEMQTSAQLTLRHARELLLPLREEARRHNAVTRGAALALSVIRRKGIDAVPQAAMPMFTRPQSTFLGSSGQVEAYVYALARFEPKPARFPKAHKTHKGLAPKAPRTVREMLERCENALPMPDLMSWLLDQEPDGATDELLYWFSRLSREKRFKRERLERREYHTQEHQVSLRSFALLLARDDQPEQTASNANAS; from the coding sequence ATGATCGAACCCAAGCGCGTCTTGCGCGCCCTCGCCGAACACTGGGCACTTCTGGAGCCACTGTGCGAGCACTTCGACCAAGGCACCCTGAGTCTTGCCGAACTGCGTTCACAACTGGCCACCCAGCAACTGGACAGTACGCCCCAGGACATCACCCACCTGCTGGACGTATGGATACGCCTGGACATCCTGGTCCCGGTGGCGAAAAGCCCGAACCGCTTCGAGCTCAACGCGCAGATCCACGACTTCCTTGCCTACCTGCGGCGTGAACACCGCCTGGGCCTGTGCCTGGAGATCGAAGCCTACCTGCGCCACCTGGAGCGCCTGGCGGGTTACATCCAGGATGCCTTCGACATCCGCGACGGCCACGACCTGGCCCGCCAGCTGCGCTTGCTGGACATGCGGGTGCGCGATGTCCTGAAGAAACTCGCCAACGACGAACAGGCCCTGGTGGCGGTGGCCGAACGGGCCAAGACCAGCGACCGGCAGATCCCCCTGCGCCAGCGCTACGCCGAGGTGCTGGCCACCTGGGACGAATACGTCGAGCCGATGATCCAGCTGGTGAACGCCGATGGCGCTTTCGAACAGGGCGTGCGCAAGGTCGAGAACGTGCTGTTGCGCATGCTCACCGAACAGCAGCGCCTGGGCCACCTGGTGGACGACGACATGCTGCTGCGCACCCACGCGCGGATCCTGGAGATGCAGACCAGCGCCCAGCTGACCCTGCGCCATGCCCGGGAACTGCTGCTGCCGCTGCGCGAGGAGGCCCGCCGGCACAACGCCGTGACCCGTGGCGCCGCCCTGGCCCTGTCGGTCATCCGGCGCAAGGGCATCGACGCGGTGCCCCAGGCGGCGATGCCGATGTTCACCCGCCCGCAAAGCACCTTCCTCGGCAGCTCCGGCCAGGTGGAGGCTTATGTCTACGCCCTGGCCCGCTTCGAGCCCAAGCCGGCGCGCTTCCCCAAGGCCCACAAGACCCACAAGGGCCTGGCTCCCAAGGCGCCACGCACGGTCCGGGAAATGCTCGAACGCTGCGAGAACGCGCTGCCGATGCCGGACCTGATGAGCTGGCTGCTGGACCAGGAACCGGACGGCGCCACGGACGAGCTGCTGTACTGGTTCTCCCGCCTGTCCCGGGAAAAACGCTTCAAGCGCGAGCGCCTCGAACGCCGCGAATACCACACCCAGGAGCACCAGGTCAGCCTGCGCTCCTTCGCCCTGCTCTTGGCTCGCGACGACCAGCCCGAGCAAACTGCGAGTAATGCCAATGCATCTTGA
- the mksE gene encoding Mks condensin complex protein MksE translates to MHLDLSELSQLAPIFRELFKGYHVSRRDPELYAQLSNFQDQYRTLFKALGFELVCDTRGFYYFVPDNAAAQVNKTAQRLALFTFILVEHLADQGRDPIAVLDGGSLGRDELPSLLDKYRDLFIQAEVQTQEELEEKIMRRMTQLGFALEEPGIYRFLPPMHRFLDVCLSVQQDRDLAASLHSVLPLPTPVLVDHDSDEKLLQTDDPLDLSEFDESEESEEDALARAIAEEQELDA, encoded by the coding sequence ATGCATCTTGATCTTTCCGAACTGTCCCAGCTGGCGCCGATCTTTCGCGAGCTGTTCAAGGGCTACCACGTCAGCCGCCGCGATCCGGAGCTGTATGCCCAGCTGTCGAACTTCCAGGACCAGTACCGCACCCTGTTCAAGGCCCTGGGATTCGAGCTGGTGTGCGATACCCGCGGCTTCTATTACTTCGTACCGGACAACGCCGCCGCACAGGTGAACAAGACCGCCCAGCGCCTGGCGCTGTTCACCTTCATCCTGGTGGAACACCTGGCCGACCAGGGCCGCGATCCGATCGCCGTGCTCGACGGCGGCAGCCTGGGCCGCGACGAACTGCCCTCGCTGCTGGACAAGTACCGTGACCTGTTCATCCAGGCCGAGGTACAGACCCAGGAAGAGCTGGAAGAAAAGATCATGCGCCGCATGACCCAGCTGGGCTTCGCCCTGGAGGAACCGGGGATCTACCGCTTCCTGCCGCCGATGCACCGCTTCCTCGATGTCTGTCTTTCCGTTCAGCAGGACCGCGACCTGGCCGCCAGCCTGCACAGCGTGCTGCCACTACCGACCCCGGTGCTGGTGGACCACGACAGCGACGAGAAACTGCTGCAAACCGATGACCCGCTGGACCTGAGCGAATTCGACGAGTCCGAGGAAAGTGAAGAAGACGCGCTGGCCCGGGCCATCGCCGAAGAACAGGAGCTCGACGCATGA
- the can gene encoding carbonate dehydratase yields MNELQDLIDNNERWAEAIKQQDPEFFSKLARQQTPEYLWIGCSDARVPANEIVGMLPGDLFVHRNVANVVLHTDLNCLSVIQYAVDVLKVKHILVTGHYGCGGVRASMQDRQLGLIDGWLRSIRDLYYEHREALGELTSEEERVDRLCELNVIQQVANVGHTSIVQNAWHRGQSLSIHGCIYGIKDGRWKSLNTTISGPEQLPPQYRLRPVGTP; encoded by the coding sequence ATGAACGAACTACAAGACCTGATTGATAACAACGAGCGTTGGGCCGAGGCGATCAAGCAGCAGGATCCGGAGTTCTTCTCCAAATTGGCTCGCCAGCAGACGCCGGAATACCTGTGGATCGGCTGTTCGGATGCACGAGTGCCTGCCAACGAGATCGTCGGCATGCTGCCGGGCGATCTGTTCGTGCACCGCAATGTGGCCAACGTGGTGCTGCACACCGACCTCAATTGCCTGTCGGTGATCCAGTACGCCGTGGACGTACTCAAGGTCAAGCACATCCTGGTCACCGGCCACTATGGCTGTGGCGGTGTGCGCGCCTCGATGCAGGATCGCCAGCTGGGCCTGATCGATGGCTGGCTGCGTTCGATCCGCGACCTGTACTACGAGCACCGCGAGGCATTGGGCGAGCTGACCTCCGAAGAGGAGCGAGTCGACCGCCTGTGCGAGCTGAACGTGATCCAGCAAGTGGCTAACGTCGGCCATACCAGCATCGTGCAGAACGCCTGGCATCGCGGGCAGAGCCTGTCGATCCATGGCTGCATCTACGGGATCAAGGACGGCCGCTGGAAAAGCCTGAACACCACCATCAGCGGCCCTGAGCAATTGCCGCCGCAGTATCGCCTGCGCCCGGTGGGCACGCCCTGA
- a CDS encoding serine kinase/phosphatase, whose product MTESRRPYTAPQPEPIDDDQDRMGSMQELHFDDEVSGPGNDDTRTEDGSGNDDLSPEILTPQDGARSVREKGASRPADWDLSIVDDSQIGAGSGLDEAELARRRPLDGKP is encoded by the coding sequence ATGACTGAATCACGACGTCCCTACACCGCGCCGCAGCCCGAGCCCATCGACGATGACCAGGATCGCATGGGCTCCATGCAGGAGCTGCATTTCGATGACGAAGTGTCCGGTCCCGGGAACGACGACACCCGCACCGAGGACGGCTCCGGCAATGACGACCTGAGCCCGGAAATTCTGACCCCGCAAGACGGCGCTCGCTCTGTCCGGGAGAAAGGGGCTAGCCGGCCCGCCGACTGGGACCTGAGTATCGTCGATGATTCGCAGATCGGTGCAGGCAGCGGTCTGGATGAGGCTGAACTGGCTCGCCGCCGACCGCTGGACGGCAAGCCCTGA
- the rimI gene encoding ribosomal protein S18-alanine N-acetyltransferase, whose product MSDALTFRLATEADLDTILKIEYAAFSHPWTRGIFMDAFKSYEVWLMFEGSQQVGHGVIQVIIDEAHLLNITVKPENQGRGLGLHLLEALMKRAYEKDARECFLEVRSSNQTAYRLYERYGFNEVGRRRDYYPAVGGREDALVMACTLVD is encoded by the coding sequence ATGAGTGACGCGTTGACCTTTCGCCTGGCTACCGAGGCGGATCTGGATACCATCCTGAAAATCGAATATGCCGCGTTCAGCCACCCCTGGACTCGCGGCATTTTCATGGATGCCTTCAAATCCTATGAAGTCTGGCTGATGTTCGAGGGCAGCCAGCAAGTCGGGCACGGGGTGATCCAGGTGATCATCGACGAAGCCCACCTGCTGAACATCACCGTCAAGCCGGAAAACCAGGGCCGTGGCCTTGGCTTGCACCTGCTCGAGGCCCTGATGAAGCGCGCTTACGAGAAGGACGCACGCGAATGCTTCCTGGAGGTGCGCTCCAGCAATCAGACCGCCTATCGGCTTTACGAGCGCTATGGCTTCAATGAAGTCGGGCGCCGCCGCGACTACTACCCGGCGGTAGGCGGGCGCGAAGACGCTCTGGTCATGGCCTGTACCCTGGTCGACTGA
- the mksF gene encoding Mks condensin complex protein MksF — MSKERYGIRRFALLNTAGYSLGLFPLEEPLSVYGANNLGKSASINALQFPILARMSDMSFGKYSLEQSRRFYFASDTSYILVEVSLPHGPHVIGVSGRGPGGGFGHQFFAYAGQLDLAHYQKDDTCLRQKELFTNLERNGLKAYELKPDELRRLLVGGHTSIPLDLTLIPLRSTSEQSLKTFRALFINLLHMREITAAKLKQLFLDAFEHSLRSGSVDYIAACDEAFRDVRRMEQDYNSLVAAGPLVEALANGVKQRDILRGKLHRLSPLLDSLLGTWSDYAGARKEELTIQAEHYRNEQDALQNDQRSSTQEMMRLEREITGTQRWLGELSVLKHRFALVDDVKVLEQQLLAAKDAHDELAGALAQSRQFSAEDLEERLRDLEKRLKSVKQQLDNADNNSYARLREEFSQQDVERLMRLFNSALFSLPLGEHGIALDDDGEWVKSVELILDGFKGERFEVPGLTIDISHIEPPALQALADRAALRDQKERLEKELKQLKTQAAVAADRAASKTQTEALYQQVLDAQKALEDFRRTQTLNAEEGEKLEQLAQMEAAQDELKRSSDAFTERVQQLSAKLQLVGRQISDMEAKQRTLDDALRRRQLLPADLPFGTPFMDPVDDSMDNLLPLLNDYQDSWQGLQRVDGQIEALYAQVRLKGVAKFDSEDDVERRLQLLINAYSHRTEEALTLGKARRAAVTDIARTLRNIRSDYDSLEHQLALFNREINKRQVSNLQSFRIVLAPNKEALKHIDQIIHSAGQYEEGETLSVFDLSQSAEQDNKNEEAKEYLARLVAANHNQLGLKDLFELAFEITKVNGQPVIHTDIDGAASNGTTMTIKALTNMYLLLHLMDRDQAGRIRLPYYLDEAADIDERNQAALLETSLQLGFVPILASVKPQVSAQVAIDLEGGSGPNGIYIDEADWKFIRRHDRVEAVLNEQAEVQKELDEA; from the coding sequence ATGAGCAAGGAACGCTACGGCATCCGCCGCTTTGCCCTTTTGAACACCGCCGGTTACAGCCTGGGCCTGTTCCCGCTGGAAGAACCGCTGTCGGTCTACGGCGCCAACAACCTGGGCAAGTCGGCGTCGATCAACGCCCTGCAATTCCCGATCCTGGCGCGCATGTCGGACATGAGTTTCGGCAAGTACAGCCTGGAACAGTCCCGACGCTTCTACTTCGCCTCCGACACCAGCTACATCCTGGTGGAAGTCTCGCTGCCCCACGGCCCTCACGTGATCGGGGTCTCCGGACGCGGTCCGGGCGGCGGCTTCGGCCACCAGTTCTTCGCCTACGCCGGGCAACTGGACCTGGCGCACTACCAGAAGGACGACACCTGCCTGCGCCAGAAGGAGCTGTTCACCAACCTGGAACGCAATGGCCTGAAGGCCTACGAGCTCAAGCCCGATGAGCTGCGGCGCCTGCTGGTCGGCGGCCATACCTCGATTCCCCTGGACCTGACCCTGATCCCGCTGCGCTCCACCAGCGAGCAGAGCCTCAAGACCTTCCGTGCCCTGTTCATCAACCTGCTGCACATGCGCGAGATCACCGCGGCCAAGCTCAAGCAGCTGTTCCTCGACGCCTTCGAGCACAGCCTGCGTTCGGGCAGCGTCGACTACATCGCTGCGTGCGACGAAGCCTTCCGCGACGTGCGACGCATGGAGCAGGACTACAACTCCCTGGTGGCTGCCGGCCCCCTGGTGGAGGCCCTGGCCAACGGCGTGAAGCAGCGGGACATCCTGCGTGGCAAGCTGCATCGCCTGTCACCGCTGCTGGACTCGCTGCTGGGCACCTGGTCGGACTATGCCGGCGCCCGCAAGGAAGAGCTGACCATCCAGGCCGAGCACTACCGCAACGAGCAGGACGCGCTGCAGAACGACCAGCGCAGCAGCACCCAGGAAATGATGCGCCTGGAGCGGGAAATCACCGGCACCCAGCGCTGGCTGGGCGAGCTCTCGGTACTCAAGCACCGCTTCGCCCTGGTGGACGACGTCAAGGTCCTGGAACAGCAACTGCTGGCCGCCAAGGATGCCCACGACGAGCTGGCCGGCGCCCTGGCCCAGTCCCGTCAGTTCTCCGCCGAAGACCTGGAAGAGCGCCTGCGGGACCTGGAAAAACGCCTGAAATCGGTCAAGCAGCAGCTCGATAACGCCGACAACAACAGCTATGCACGCCTGCGCGAGGAGTTCTCCCAGCAGGATGTAGAGCGCCTGATGCGCCTGTTCAACAGCGCGCTGTTCAGCTTGCCCCTGGGTGAACATGGCATCGCCCTGGACGACGATGGCGAGTGGGTGAAGTCGGTGGAGCTGATCCTCGACGGCTTCAAGGGCGAGCGTTTCGAAGTTCCCGGGCTGACCATCGACATCTCGCACATCGAGCCACCGGCGTTGCAGGCCCTGGCTGACCGTGCGGCCCTGCGCGACCAGAAAGAGCGCCTGGAAAAAGAGCTCAAGCAGCTCAAGACCCAGGCCGCCGTGGCTGCCGACCGCGCCGCGAGCAAGACCCAGACCGAAGCCCTGTACCAGCAGGTACTGGATGCGCAGAAGGCCCTGGAAGACTTCCGTCGTACCCAGACCCTGAACGCCGAGGAAGGCGAGAAGCTGGAACAGCTGGCACAGATGGAAGCCGCCCAGGACGAACTCAAGCGCTCCAGCGACGCCTTCACCGAACGCGTCCAGCAGCTGTCGGCCAAACTGCAATTGGTGGGTCGCCAGATCAGCGACATGGAGGCCAAGCAGCGCACCCTCGACGATGCCCTGCGCCGTCGCCAGTTGCTGCCGGCAGACCTGCCATTCGGCACACCATTCATGGACCCGGTGGACGATTCCATGGACAACCTGCTGCCCCTGCTCAACGACTACCAGGACAGCTGGCAGGGCCTGCAGCGGGTCGACGGCCAGATCGAGGCACTGTATGCCCAGGTGCGCCTCAAGGGCGTGGCCAAGTTCGACAGCGAGGACGATGTCGAGCGTCGCCTGCAACTGTTGATCAACGCCTATTCGCACCGTACTGAAGAAGCCCTGACTCTGGGCAAGGCCCGCCGCGCCGCGGTGACCGATATCGCCCGGACCCTGCGCAATATCCGCAGCGACTACGACAGCCTGGAACACCAGCTGGCGCTGTTCAACCGCGAGATCAACAAGCGCCAGGTCTCCAACCTGCAGAGCTTCCGTATCGTCCTGGCACCGAACAAGGAAGCGCTCAAGCATATCGACCAGATCATCCACAGCGCCGGCCAGTACGAAGAAGGCGAGACCCTGTCGGTGTTCGACTTGAGCCAGAGCGCCGAGCAGGACAACAAGAACGAGGAGGCCAAGGAGTACCTGGCACGGCTGGTAGCGGCCAACCATAACCAGCTGGGGCTCAAGGACCTGTTCGAGCTGGCGTTCGAGATCACCAAGGTCAACGGCCAGCCGGTGATCCATACCGACATCGATGGCGCGGCGTCCAACGGCACCACCATGACCATCAAGGCGCTGACCAACATGTACTTGTTGCTGCACTTGATGGACCGCGACCAGGCCGGGCGCATCCGCCTGCCCTACTACCTCGACGAGGCGGCGGACATCGACGAGCGCAACCAGGCGGCGCTGCTGGAAACCAGCCTGCAACTGGGCTTCGTGCCGATCCTGGCCAGTGTGAAGCCCCAGGTCTCGGCCCAGGTGGCCATCGACCTGGAAGGTGGCAGCGGCCCGAACGGCATCTACATCGATGAAGCGGACTGGAAATTCATCCGTCGTCATGACCGGGTCGAGGCGGTGCTGAACGAGCAGGCCGAAGTGCAGAAGGAACTGGACGAGGCCTGA
- a CDS encoding energy transducer TonB, translating into MLIESRRRAYLSAMQVVSWLPRSELPFAAPSRPELLALPEPVVEAPPAPVAEARAAATPAARTVERPKIEVPRPAAASARPATKPVVEDEDAAPVVKAPVVPPPRFALQLLRAGRCLLLVELPTGEAFQSRDPAYLLLKDMLRAAGLPDSPQILAEPVRWPRLTRGSLDQGPEAARDFVQAFVGVRIEEQPCACLWLIGLPAVRFAGEANAEAYNRELQVEGLGSAWALPGLELLMEEPQRKADVWQAMRRLMARWKSTDE; encoded by the coding sequence TTGCTTATCGAGTCCCGTCGTCGCGCTTATCTGTCCGCCATGCAGGTGGTCAGTTGGTTGCCGCGCAGCGAATTGCCCTTTGCCGCCCCCTCGCGTCCCGAGTTGCTGGCCCTGCCGGAGCCGGTAGTGGAGGCGCCGCCTGCGCCTGTCGCCGAGGCCAGGGCTGCGGCAACCCCCGCGGCACGGACCGTCGAGCGCCCGAAAATCGAAGTGCCGCGTCCTGCTGCGGCATCTGCTCGTCCGGCCACCAAACCGGTTGTCGAGGACGAGGACGCTGCTCCGGTGGTCAAGGCCCCGGTGGTACCGCCACCGCGCTTCGCCCTGCAGCTCCTGCGGGCCGGGCGTTGCCTGCTGCTGGTGGAGTTGCCCACTGGCGAGGCCTTCCAGAGCCGTGACCCGGCCTACCTGCTGCTCAAGGACATGCTGCGCGCCGCCGGCCTGCCGGACAGCCCGCAAATCCTCGCCGAACCGGTGCGCTGGCCGCGGCTGACCCGGGGCAGCCTGGACCAGGGCCCCGAGGCCGCCCGGGATTTCGTCCAGGCCTTCGTTGGTGTGCGAATAGAAGAACAACCCTGTGCCTGCCTGTGGCTGATCGGCCTGCCGGCAGTGCGTTTTGCCGGTGAGGCCAACGCCGAAGCCTACAACCGCGAACTTCAGGTCGAAGGCCTGGGCTCGGCCTGGGCCTTGCCCGGGCTGGAACTGTTGATGGAAGAGCCGCAGCGCAAGGCGGATGTCTGGCAAGCGATGCGTCGGTTGATGGCTCGCTGGAAAAGCACTGATGAGTAA